GGCGCCCGGGGAGGGCACCCTGATCACGATGCGGGTCCCCAAGTCGCAGCCCCGCCACGATGCCTGACACGATGCCCGGTAGGGGCCAAAATGCCTGCGGCAGTAGTCTTGAGCCATGATTAACGTCCTCGTCGCCGACGACGAGCTGCCCGCTGTTGAGGAACTGGCCTTCCTGCTCGGCCGGGATGACCGGATCGGCACCATCCACCGCGCGTCCTCCGGGGCCGAGGCCCTGCGCGCCCTCGAGGCCGGGGATGTCGACGCCGTCTTCCTCGACATCCACATGCCCGCGCTCTCCGGCCTCGACATTGCCCGCGTCATCGCGCGCAGCAGCAAGCCTCCCGCGGTTGTGTTCGTCACGGCCGATGAGGACTGCGCCCTCGAAGCCTTCGAACTGGCTGCCGTGGACTATTTGCTGAAACCCGTCCGTGCCGAGCGGCTGGCCAAGTCGATCGGCAGGATCAGCGAGCTGCTCAAGGACGGCGCCCCGCGGCCGGAAATGATCACCGTGGACCTTGGCGGCACCACGAAGATGATCCGCCGCGAAGATGTCACCTACGT
This DNA window, taken from Pseudarthrobacter sp. ATCC 49987, encodes the following:
- a CDS encoding LytR/AlgR family response regulator transcription factor — encoded protein: MINVLVADDELPAVEELAFLLGRDDRIGTIHRASSGAEALRALEAGDVDAVFLDIHMPALSGLDIARVIARSSKPPAVVFVTADEDCALEAFELAAVDYLLKPVRAERLAKSIGRISELLKDGAPRPEMITVDLGGTTKMIRREDVTYVQAQGDYARLHTADASYLIRVPLADLEQQWAEAGFLRIHRSYLIALNHVSHMKLAAARPSVTVAGAELPISRRHLPSVREKLEATRIRPQA